The Methylomonas montana genome has a window encoding:
- a CDS encoding methanol/ethanol family PQQ-dependent dehydrogenase, with product MKKPVKNWLLASTVATLLAAPTVSTANDDLEKLTQNPANWASWGGDYAGTRYSKLSQINAQNVKNLQPAWSFSTGVLRGHEGGPLVVNGVLYIHTPFPNTVYAIDQKTKAVIWEFTPTMDADVTIPVMCCDTVNRGLAYGDGKIFLQQSDTVLTALDAKTGKRVWSVQNGDPKLGMTNTNAPIVVKDKVITGISGGEFGVRGFLAAYNIRTGQLDWKGYSMGPDKDTLLKPGKSTTWQDGKVTPVGADSGTSTWKGDQWKIGGGTTWGWYSYDPKLNLVYYGSGNPSTWNPVQRPGDNKWSMSLWARDADTGEVKWVYQMTPHDEWDYDGINETVLVDQEVKGKMHKTIVHFDRNGFGYTLDRETGELLVAEKFDKSVNWATHVDLKSGRPEVVPEFSTEHHGEDVNTVGTCPAALGSKNQQPVSYSPQTGLFYISGNHLCMEYEPFEVSYTAGQPYVGATLSMMPAGADVLTGKKDGTTNLGQFTAYDAKTGKIAWSNKEQFSVWSGSVATAGGVVFYGTLEGYLKAVDAKTGKELYKFKTPSGIIGNVNTWEFEGKQYVGVLSGIGGWAGIGIAAGLDDGSSSTNSEGLGAVGAYRSLSSYTKLGGTLTVFALPSSN from the coding sequence ATGAAGAAGCCTGTAAAAAACTGGCTGCTTGCTTCGACTGTAGCGACTTTACTTGCTGCACCAACTGTCTCTACCGCTAACGACGACTTAGAAAAATTAACCCAAAACCCTGCTAACTGGGCATCTTGGGGCGGCGACTACGCCGGCACTCGTTATAGCAAACTGTCGCAAATCAACGCTCAAAACGTTAAAAACCTGCAACCTGCCTGGTCTTTCTCTACCGGCGTTCTGCGTGGTCACGAGGGTGGTCCTTTAGTTGTTAACGGCGTTCTGTACATCCACACTCCGTTCCCTAACACTGTTTACGCGATCGACCAAAAAACCAAAGCGGTCATCTGGGAATTCACCCCAACCATGGACGCTGACGTAACCATCCCTGTGATGTGCTGCGATACCGTTAACCGCGGTTTGGCTTATGGCGACGGTAAAATCTTCCTGCAACAATCCGATACCGTTCTGACCGCTTTGGATGCCAAAACCGGTAAACGCGTATGGAGCGTGCAAAACGGCGACCCGAAATTGGGTATGACCAACACCAACGCCCCTATCGTTGTTAAAGACAAAGTCATCACCGGTATTTCCGGCGGCGAATTCGGTGTTCGCGGCTTCTTGGCTGCTTACAACATCCGCACCGGCCAACTGGATTGGAAAGGCTACAGCATGGGTCCTGATAAAGACACTCTGTTGAAACCAGGTAAATCCACTACATGGCAAGACGGCAAAGTCACTCCTGTTGGCGCCGACTCAGGCACCAGCACCTGGAAAGGTGACCAATGGAAAATCGGCGGCGGCACCACCTGGGGCTGGTATTCTTACGATCCTAAACTGAATCTGGTTTACTACGGTTCAGGCAACCCTTCTACTTGGAACCCAGTACAACGTCCAGGCGACAACAAATGGTCCATGTCTTTGTGGGCTCGTGACGCCGACACCGGTGAAGTTAAATGGGTTTACCAAATGACTCCACATGACGAATGGGACTATGACGGTATCAACGAAACCGTTCTGGTTGACCAAGAAGTCAAAGGCAAAATGCACAAAACCATCGTACATTTCGACCGTAACGGCTTTGGTTACACCCTGGACCGTGAAACCGGCGAACTGTTGGTTGCCGAGAAATTCGACAAATCAGTTAACTGGGCTACCCATGTCGACCTGAAATCAGGCCGTCCGGAAGTGGTACCTGAGTTCTCTACCGAACACCACGGCGAAGACGTCAACACTGTCGGTACTTGCCCTGCGGCGTTGGGTTCAAAAAACCAACAACCAGTTTCTTACTCTCCACAAACCGGCCTGTTCTACATCTCAGGCAACCACTTGTGCATGGAGTACGAACCATTTGAAGTATCTTACACAGCCGGCCAACCTTATGTAGGTGCTACGCTGTCTATGATGCCAGCTGGCGCTGACGTGCTGACCGGTAAAAAAGACGGCACCACCAACCTGGGTCAGTTCACTGCTTATGACGCTAAAACCGGCAAAATCGCTTGGTCCAACAAAGAACAATTCTCTGTTTGGTCAGGTTCGGTTGCTACCGCTGGCGGCGTCGTATTCTACGGCACTCTGGAAGGCTACCTGAAAGCAGTCGATGCTAAAACCGGTAAAGAATTGTACAAATTCAAAACCCCATCAGGCATCATCGGTAACGTCAATACCTGGGAATTCGAAGGCAAACAATACGTTGGCGTTCTGTCAGGTATCGGTGGCTGGGCAGGTATCGGCATCGCGGCCGGTCTGGACGACGGCTCTTCATCAACCAACTCGGAAGGTCTGGGTGCGGTTGGTGCATACAGAAGCCTGAGCTCTTACACCAAATTGGGTGGTACACTGACCGTGTTCGCTCTGCCTAGCAGCAACTAA
- the msrA gene encoding peptide-methionine (S)-S-oxide reductase MsrA, whose protein sequence is MSFLSKKTAMPSAEQALPGRQQAIDSGRIHAVNGHPIHPPFPAHLQQAVFGMGCFWGAERKFWQLNGVFSTAVGYAGGYTPNPTYQEICTGLTGHAEVVLVVFDPAIVSYQDLLAVFWESHNPTQGMRQGNDIGTQYRSVLYCYDDDQFRAAVNSRQHYQSQLSAAGLAEITTQINLAPIFYYAEEDHQQYLAKNPSGYCGLGGLGICFSK, encoded by the coding sequence ATGTCTTTTCTATCCAAAAAAACCGCAATGCCCAGCGCCGAACAGGCCCTGCCCGGCCGCCAACAGGCGATAGACAGCGGCCGCATCCATGCGGTCAACGGCCACCCTATTCATCCGCCATTTCCCGCACATCTGCAGCAAGCGGTGTTCGGCATGGGTTGCTTTTGGGGCGCCGAGCGCAAATTCTGGCAGCTAAACGGTGTATTCAGCACGGCCGTCGGTTATGCCGGCGGCTATACGCCCAACCCCACTTATCAGGAAATCTGCACGGGGCTGACTGGTCATGCGGAGGTGGTGCTGGTGGTGTTCGATCCTGCCATCGTTTCCTATCAGGACTTGTTGGCGGTATTTTGGGAATCGCACAATCCCACCCAAGGCATGCGCCAAGGCAACGACATCGGCACTCAATACCGCTCGGTGCTCTACTGCTACGACGACGACCAATTCCGCGCCGCCGTCAACAGCCGGCAACACTATCAATCCCAACTTAGCGCCGCCGGCTTGGCCGAGATCACCACCCAAATCAACCTCGCGCCGATTTTTTACTATGCCGAGGAAGATCATCAACAATATCTGGCGAAAAACCCATCGGGTTATTGCGGCTTGGGCGGCTTGGGGATTTGTTTTTCCAAGTAA
- the hslO gene encoding Hsp33 family molecular chaperone HslO, which produces MKQQDCLRRFIFEEHGVRGEWVRLQDSWQQAKQHQHLVNDAVDAQLGQALAAVVLLSATIKFKGAMIMQIQGGGDLKALVAQASNERKIRGLVRSEASVAGSNLQEMIGEGGRLVLTVESDNADPYQGIVGVEAETLADVLKTYFSQSEQLDTRLWLFANKTHAAGLFIQELPSGNKDKADWERLEILANTVTREELLSLDCEDLLHRLFHQEKVRIYEPEAVEFKCNCSRQKIGGTLVALGRSELEAVLRERDDIEVDCQFCGAQYHFDKIDVENLLTNPAAENNNGSPTRH; this is translated from the coding sequence ATGAAACAACAAGATTGTTTACGCCGCTTTATTTTCGAAGAGCACGGAGTGCGCGGCGAATGGGTACGATTGCAAGATAGCTGGCAACAAGCCAAGCAGCATCAGCATTTGGTCAACGATGCCGTCGATGCACAATTGGGGCAGGCTTTGGCTGCCGTGGTGCTGTTATCCGCCACTATCAAATTCAAGGGGGCGATGATCATGCAGATTCAAGGCGGCGGCGATTTGAAAGCATTGGTGGCGCAAGCCAGCAACGAACGTAAGATCAGAGGCTTGGTGCGTAGCGAAGCCAGTGTTGCCGGCAGCAATTTGCAAGAAATGATAGGCGAGGGCGGCCGATTGGTTTTGACGGTGGAGTCCGATAATGCCGACCCTTATCAAGGCATCGTCGGCGTAGAGGCCGAGACACTAGCCGATGTGCTAAAAACCTATTTCAGTCAATCCGAACAACTCGACACCCGCTTGTGGTTGTTTGCCAATAAGACCCATGCGGCCGGATTGTTCATCCAGGAATTGCCTAGCGGTAACAAAGATAAAGCCGACTGGGAGCGTCTGGAAATACTGGCGAATACCGTGACTCGCGAAGAGCTGCTGAGTCTGGATTGCGAAGACTTGCTGCATCGCTTGTTCCATCAAGAGAAGGTCAGGATTTACGAACCGGAAGCGGTGGAATTTAAATGCAATTGCTCGCGGCAAAAAATCGGCGGCACTTTAGTGGCTTTAGGACGGTCGGAATTAGAGGCCGTTTTGCGGGAGCGCGACGATATCGAGGTTGATTGCCAATTTTGCGGCGCCCAATACCATTTCGACAAGATCGACGTGGAGAACCTGCTGACCAATCCGGCCGCCGAAAACAACAACGGCTCGCCAACCCGACATTGA
- a CDS encoding phosphoglycerate kinase has translation MSIKRMVDLDLAGKRVLIRQDLNVPVKDGKVTSDLRIQASVPTVEAALAGGAAVILMSHLGRPTEGEYDEASSLKPVAERFSQLLGQPVRLVKDWLDGVEVKRGEVVLCENVRFNKGEKKNSAELGQKMAALCDIFVMDAFGTAHRAEASTHAVAEHAEVACAGPLLAAELDALGKALETPARPLVAIVGGSKVSTKLTVLESLSTKVDQLIVGGGIANTFIAAAGYPVGKSLYEADLLDEAKRLMASAKERGADIPVPVDVVCAKEFSETAAATVKNVADVEADDLILDIGPETAKQYAEILKTAGTIVWNGPVGVFEIDQFGEGTKAMSMAIAESPAFSIAGGGDTLAAIDKYGIADKVSYTSTGGGAFLEFLEGKELPAVAILQTRA, from the coding sequence ATGTCTATCAAACGAATGGTCGATCTGGATTTAGCCGGCAAGCGCGTGCTGATTCGCCAGGATTTGAACGTGCCGGTCAAGGACGGTAAAGTCACCAGCGATTTACGCATCCAAGCCAGCGTCCCGACCGTGGAAGCGGCTCTGGCCGGCGGCGCAGCGGTGATTCTGATGTCCCATTTGGGCCGCCCCACCGAAGGCGAATACGACGAAGCCTCCAGCCTGAAACCAGTCGCCGAGCGCTTCTCGCAACTGCTGGGTCAACCTGTACGTTTGGTTAAAGACTGGCTGGACGGCGTGGAAGTGAAACGCGGCGAAGTCGTGTTGTGCGAAAACGTCCGTTTCAATAAAGGCGAGAAGAAAAACAGCGCAGAGCTGGGCCAAAAAATGGCCGCGCTGTGCGACATTTTCGTCATGGACGCGTTCGGTACCGCGCACCGCGCCGAAGCTTCGACGCATGCGGTTGCCGAGCACGCCGAGGTGGCTTGCGCCGGCCCACTGCTGGCAGCCGAACTGGATGCGCTGGGCAAAGCGCTGGAAACCCCTGCCCGCCCCTTGGTCGCGATTGTCGGTGGCTCCAAAGTGTCTACCAAATTGACTGTGCTGGAATCCTTGTCCACTAAAGTGGATCAATTGATCGTCGGCGGCGGGATTGCCAACACGTTCATCGCCGCAGCGGGTTACCCGGTCGGCAAATCCTTGTACGAAGCCGATCTGCTCGACGAAGCCAAACGGCTGATGGCCTCCGCCAAGGAACGCGGCGCGGACATTCCGGTGCCAGTCGATGTAGTTTGCGCGAAAGAATTCTCCGAAACCGCCGCGGCCACCGTGAAAAACGTCGCCGATGTGGAAGCGGACGATCTGATCCTGGACATTGGACCTGAAACCGCCAAGCAATACGCGGAGATCCTGAAAACCGCCGGCACCATCGTCTGGAACGGTCCGGTCGGCGTATTTGAAATCGACCAATTCGGCGAAGGCACCAAAGCCATGTCGATGGCGATTGCCGAAAGCCCGGCCTTCTCGATCGCGGGCGGCGGCGACACATTGGCGGCGATCGACAAATACGGCATCGCCGATAAAGTCTCTTACACCTCAACCGGCGGCGGCGCTTTCCTGGAATTCCTGGAAGGTAAGGAATTGCCGGCAGTAGCGATTCTGCAAACACGGGCTTAA
- a CDS encoding vWA domain-containing protein, which produces MFKSFIFTVFCALTLFADMAWCQSAPPAAANADEIQVLIDVSGSMKQNDPDNLRIEASRLLIDLLPDHARAAIWLFAEKTAVLTASDAVDQAWKQRAVKATANIHSRGLYTHIEDALQTVLSQGFTGNGNKHLILLTDGFVDISKDIMESADSRERILSELISKLRQQNIQVQTVALSDQADKELLEKLAFETGGWAETARSAEQLQRLFLKMAQKAAPKDTLPLTDNQFSVDSGIHEFSVLVFKKPHAAPTQLLAPDGKKLSKQSLGANVSWLESQAYDLITVKQPLIGEWRLIAEADPDNQVMIVTDLKLQLSEIPNFVGEGESVEIKAHFTDQDKLISRADFLSMLDLQLSQDQLAPVKMPGLSAEPGFYGLSVGHLSLGKHLLRIVADGKTFKREIVAEIQVVATPIVVEKQVDTAQRQVSFKLIPDLALLDPAGMVVNAVINQAGQEPRMLAATEKDGVWTLDLAGLPPAATTQVNFNVMAKDRNGKPLEPAIQPLTIDDSWFQTHAAEPEHTPKSETDSPAESTGAAGPGHEQSPAVHEINWLLVGAILLAINLVLAVGGFFIHRLVKQNQNQQHQQLLERLS; this is translated from the coding sequence ATGTTCAAGTCGTTTATTTTTACGGTTTTCTGCGCGCTGACGCTGTTCGCCGACATGGCGTGGTGTCAGTCCGCGCCGCCCGCTGCCGCAAATGCCGACGAGATCCAGGTGTTGATCGATGTCTCTGGCAGCATGAAACAGAACGATCCGGATAATCTGCGTATCGAGGCCAGCCGTTTGCTGATCGATTTGTTGCCGGACCATGCCAGGGCGGCGATTTGGCTGTTTGCCGAAAAAACCGCCGTATTGACCGCCAGCGACGCTGTCGATCAGGCCTGGAAGCAGCGGGCCGTCAAAGCCACCGCCAATATTCACTCCCGCGGATTGTATACCCATATCGAAGATGCGCTACAGACCGTGTTGAGCCAGGGTTTTACCGGCAACGGCAATAAGCATCTGATTTTATTGACCGACGGCTTTGTGGATATTTCCAAGGACATCATGGAAAGCGCCGATTCCAGGGAACGCATTCTCAGCGAACTGATTTCGAAGCTTCGCCAACAAAATATCCAGGTGCAAACCGTGGCCTTATCCGATCAGGCCGATAAGGAATTGTTGGAAAAATTGGCGTTCGAGACCGGCGGTTGGGCGGAAACCGCACGGTCCGCCGAGCAGTTGCAACGGCTGTTTTTGAAGATGGCCCAAAAAGCCGCGCCGAAAGACACGCTGCCGTTAACCGACAATCAATTCAGCGTCGACAGCGGAATTCATGAGTTTTCGGTATTGGTGTTCAAAAAACCGCACGCCGCGCCGACGCAATTGTTGGCGCCGGACGGTAAAAAGCTCAGTAAACAAAGCCTGGGTGCCAATGTCTCCTGGCTGGAAAGCCAGGCTTACGATCTGATTACCGTCAAACAGCCCTTGATCGGCGAATGGCGTTTGATCGCGGAAGCCGATCCCGACAATCAGGTGATGATCGTCACCGATCTGAAGCTGCAACTCAGTGAAATTCCCAATTTTGTCGGCGAGGGCGAGTCTGTCGAGATCAAGGCGCATTTTACCGATCAGGATAAACTGATCAGCCGCGCCGATTTTCTAAGTATGTTGGACTTGCAGCTCAGCCAAGATCAGCTAGCGCCGGTCAAAATGCCGGGCTTGTCCGCGGAGCCGGGTTTTTACGGGCTTAGCGTCGGCCATTTGAGTTTGGGTAAACACCTGCTCAGAATCGTCGCCGACGGCAAGACTTTCAAGCGGGAAATCGTCGCTGAAATCCAAGTGGTCGCCACGCCTATCGTGGTCGAAAAACAGGTCGATACGGCGCAGCGGCAAGTGAGTTTCAAGTTGATACCGGATTTAGCGCTGCTCGACCCGGCCGGTATGGTGGTGAACGCGGTGATCAATCAGGCCGGGCAGGAGCCTAGGATGCTGGCCGCAACCGAAAAAGACGGCGTCTGGACTTTGGATTTGGCGGGCTTGCCGCCAGCGGCCACCACTCAGGTCAATTTTAACGTGATGGCCAAAGACCGTAATGGCAAGCCGCTGGAGCCGGCCATTCAGCCCTTGACGATCGATGACAGTTGGTTCCAGACCCATGCTGCTGAACCAGAGCATACGCCAAAATCCGAAACCGATTCGCCGGCTGAGTCAACCGGAGCTGCCGGACCGGGACACGAGCAGTCGCCGGCCGTGCATGAAATTAATTGGCTATTGGTCGGCGCTATTTTGTTGGCGATTAACTTGGTGTTAGCCGTCGGCGGATTTTTTATCCATCGTTTAGTCAAGCAAAACCAAAACCAACAACATCAGCAATTACTGGAGAGATTGTCATGA